A window of the Cannabis sativa cultivar Pink pepper isolate KNU-18-1 chromosome X, ASM2916894v1, whole genome shotgun sequence genome harbors these coding sequences:
- the LOC115705486 gene encoding uncharacterized protein LOC115705486 isoform X2, producing the protein MVGRKKRAPEIDANKIMPQPSLLSGPSDASGYEQSRDLRIKENKERMNKFGILHLSQKLKSEIAPRKRLSRHPSETRKTQTLPSSSGSPRRSSRLKTLDKVSYVELRPKRTKGSSESDEIRIRDGLNPEIYTEEHEKLLGDCKNTWTLLVDGYGEDGKRIYDEVNGETCHQCRQKTLGHHTHCSKCNLVQGQFCGDCLYSMEKTSLKPKRILAGFVLCVEISATAVYAARRKGGCLLVNSLERFSGWATNL; encoded by the exons ATGGTCGGCCGGAAAAAGAGAGCGCCAGAGATCGATGCAAATAAGATTATGCCCCAACCCTCCCTACTCTCAGGACCTTCAGATGCTTCTGGGTATGAGCAGTCCAGGGATCTCAGAATCAAAGAGAACAAGGAGAGAATGAACAAGTTTGGCATTCTTCATCTTTCTCAGAAGCTTAAGTCTGAAATCGCCCCAAGAAAGCGTCTTTCCAGGCACCCTTCTGAGACCAGGAAAACACAAACTCTTCCCTCTTCGTCTGGGTCGCCCAGGCGTTCATCCAg GTTGAAAACTTTGGACAAGGTTAGTTACGTGGAGCTTCGTCCTAAACGAACGAAAGGCTCATCGGAGAGTGATGAGATTCGCATAAGAGATGGCTTGAACCCAGAGATTTACACAGAAGAGCATGAGAAGCTTTTGGGGGATTGCAAGAACACTTGGACACTGCTTGTTGATGGATATGGAGAAGATGGAAAACGCATATATGATGAAGTTAATGGAGAAACATGCCATCAATGCAG GCAGAAAACTCTTGGTCATCATACCCATTGCAGCAAATGCAACTTGGTCCAGGGACAATTTTGTGGAGACTGCTTATACA GTATGGAGAAAACGTCACTGAAACCAAAGAGAATCCTAGCTGGATTTGTCCTGTGTGTCGAGATATCTGCAACTGCAGTTTATGCCGCAAGGCGAAAGGGTGGATGCCTACTGGTCAACTCACTAGAAAG GTTTTCAGGCTGGGCTACAAATCTGTAG
- the LOC115705486 gene encoding uncharacterized protein LOC115705486 isoform X1, which produces MVGRKKRAPEIDANKIMPQPSLLSGPSDASGYEQSRDLRIKENKERMNKFGILHLSQKLKSEIAPRKRLSRHPSETRKTQTLPSSSGSPRRSSRLKTLDKVSYVELRPKRTKGSSESDEIRIRDGLNPEIYTEEHEKLLGDCKNTWTLLVDGYGEDGKRIYDEVNGETCHQCRQKTLGHHTHCSKCNLVQGQFCGDCLYSRYGENVTETKENPSWICPVCRDICNCSLCRKAKGWMPTGQLTRKVFRLGYKSVAHYLIQTFRSQTKTENSCQKEASHERNVSLTFQPENSSHDDPDVDDEGQKDVEDATEKDGM; this is translated from the exons ATGGTCGGCCGGAAAAAGAGAGCGCCAGAGATCGATGCAAATAAGATTATGCCCCAACCCTCCCTACTCTCAGGACCTTCAGATGCTTCTGGGTATGAGCAGTCCAGGGATCTCAGAATCAAAGAGAACAAGGAGAGAATGAACAAGTTTGGCATTCTTCATCTTTCTCAGAAGCTTAAGTCTGAAATCGCCCCAAGAAAGCGTCTTTCCAGGCACCCTTCTGAGACCAGGAAAACACAAACTCTTCCCTCTTCGTCTGGGTCGCCCAGGCGTTCATCCAg GTTGAAAACTTTGGACAAGGTTAGTTACGTGGAGCTTCGTCCTAAACGAACGAAAGGCTCATCGGAGAGTGATGAGATTCGCATAAGAGATGGCTTGAACCCAGAGATTTACACAGAAGAGCATGAGAAGCTTTTGGGGGATTGCAAGAACACTTGGACACTGCTTGTTGATGGATATGGAGAAGATGGAAAACGCATATATGATGAAGTTAATGGAGAAACATGCCATCAATGCAG GCAGAAAACTCTTGGTCATCATACCCATTGCAGCAAATGCAACTTGGTCCAGGGACAATTTTGTGGAGACTGCTTATACAGTAG GTATGGAGAAAACGTCACTGAAACCAAAGAGAATCCTAGCTGGATTTGTCCTGTGTGTCGAGATATCTGCAACTGCAGTTTATGCCGCAAGGCGAAAGGGTGGATGCCTACTGGTCAACTCACTAGAAAG GTTTTCAGGCTGGGCTACAAATCTGTAGCACATTATCTCATTCAAACCTTCCGTTCTcaaacaaaaacagaaaactcGTGTCAAAAGGAAGCATCTCATGAAAGAAATGTATCACTGACATTTCAACCTGAAAACTCATCACACGATGATCCGGATGTTGATGATGAAGGTCAAAAGGATGTTGAGGATGCAACTGAAAAAGATGGTATGTAA
- the LOC133031664 gene encoding uncharacterized protein LOC133031664 isoform X1 codes for MKAMETIQDLIDEAKLRTIWWGLCIFAVSYFLSHTSKSMWINLPMSILLVCALRILFNEVEFRRKVKPVCPQTYLSHLEKKQLSVNDSRLSTAPTPSKWKRKIDSPVVEAAITDFIDKILKDFVVDLWYAEITPDKEFPEQIRSIILDVLGEVSGRVKEINLVDLLTRDIVDLVGDHLDLFRRNQAAIGVDVMGTLSSEERDERLKHHLMASKELHPALVSPESEYKVLQRLMAGLLTVVLRPREAQTPVIRSIARELLTCLVMQPVMNFASPGYINELIEFVLLAMKDDNNKYMGGDQSTAGVPHDHDSASRKNPSVNQGNNTALVKIYDQTEASSGNYRSQEEPLQPRPADWARMLEAATQRRTEVLAPENLENMWTKGRNYKKKENKNFKRGVHNPSTKGFGLNSSVPTKNLGKPILADKPVVSTVTKEEAILRLTYGTSSNSQLRDGNNNEKQCSQDINEESFIERTHPVHESESNFNVSANGNKSRLKRSNSTSALKIEPDSKKAFTEGGGLIISEFYSPDFGRRREQFSGKSVSDIVVSVGQHNPKLRCRVMGAYFEKISSKSFAVYSIAVTDAESRTWFVKRRYRNFERLHRQLKDIPNYTLHLPPKRIFSSSTEDAFVHQRCIQLDKYLQDLLSIANVAEQHEVWDFLSDSSKNYSFGKSSSVMRTLAVNVDDAVDDIVRQFKGVSDGLMRKVVGPTSPPFEALSSIPTRNLSWSSEEASKHSSRQDTAETTNSFSDNEEGDNGHSHSLEEAESSAHGNGWHSDNELNAKGYPPRVIKQPMKLDLEKKNEFMENSDTVHQGGLSEPKLPVTSSLIVDPVGMPPEWTPPNVSVPLLNLVDKIFQLKRRGWLRRQVFWISKQILQLVMEDAIDDWLLRQIHWLRRDDIIAEGIRWVQDVLWPDGTFFLKVGNARDKEENAESDLKCSQNVNQIGANKVSKPGSFEAQLEAARRASDVKKMLFDGAPTTLVSLIGHKQYRRCAKDIYYFTQVSTVCIKQLGYAILELSLVSVFPELRNLVLDVHEKMRVHQPV; via the exons ATGAAGGCCATGGAGACTATACAGGATCTGATCGACGAGGCCAAGCTTCGAACGATTTGGTGGGGTCTCTGTATTTTCGCCGTTTCGTATTTTCTGTCTC ATACAAGTAAGTCAATGTGGATAAATTTGCCAATGTCAATTCTTTTGGTTTGCGCATTAAGGATTCTTTTTAATGAGGTGGAGTTCCGCCGGAAAGTTAAACCAGTTTGTCCCCAAACGTATCTATCTCATTTGGAGAAGAAACAGTTGTCTGTAAATGATTCACGCCTTTCTACTGCACCCACCCCTTCAAAATGGAAAAGGAAAATTGACTCTCCTGTTGTAGAGGCTGCAATTACTGATTTTATTGACAAGATTTTGAAGGACTTTGTCGTAGATTTATGGTATGCGGAGATAACACCGGACAAAGAGTTTCCCGAGCAAATACGCTCTATAATATTGGACGTCCTTGGTGAAGTATCAGGAAGGGTTAAGGAGATCAATCTTGTTGACTTGTTAACACG GGATATAGTTGATCTAGTGGGAGACCACTTAGACCTGTTTAGAAGAAACCAAGCCGCCATAGGAGTTGATGTAATGGGAACATTGTCTTCAGAAGAGAGGGATGAAAGGTTAAAACACCATCTAATGGCTTCTAAAGAGCTTCATCCTGCACTGGTATCACCCGAGAGTGAGTACAAG GTTCTTCAGCGATTAATGGCTGGACTGTTGACTGTGGTGCTAAGACCACGTGAAGCTCAAACTCCTGTAATTCGATCAATTGCACGAGAACTTTTAACCTGCTTGGTAATGCAGCCGGTTATGAATTTTGCGAGCCCTGG GTACATCAATGAGTTGATTGAATTTGTTTTGCTTGCTATGAAAGATGATAACAATAAGTACATGGGTGGTGATCAGTCAACTGCCGGGGTCCCACATGATCATGATTCTGCATCTAGGAAGAATCCGTCTGTTAATCAGGGGAATAATACAGCTTTGGTTAAAATATATGATCAGACAGAAGCATCCTCAGGTAATTATAGATCCCAGGAAGAGCCTTTGCAGCCACGCCCAGCTGATTGGGCACGAATGCTGGAGGCAGCAACGCAGAGAAGAACTGAAGTTCTTGCTCCTGAAAATCTCGAAAACATGTGGACAAAAGGAAGGAACTACAAAAAGAAGGAGAACAAGAATTTCAAAAGAGGAGTTCACAATCCTTCAACAAAGGGCTTTGGATTAAATAGTTCTGTTCCCACCAAAAATTTAGGAAAGCCAATTTTGGCTGACAAACCAGTAGTTTCCACAGTAACCAAAGAGGAAGCGATTCTGAGGCTAACATATGGAACAAGTTCCAATTCACAATTAAGAGATGGAAATAATAATGAGAAACAATGCTCTCAAGACATTAACGAGGAATCTTTTATTGAGAGAACGCATCCTGTACATGAATCAGAGAGTAATTTTAATGTGTCTGCAAATGGAAATAAAAGTCGTCTTAAGAGATCTAATAGCACTTCGGCTTTGAAAATTGAACCTGATTCAAAAAAGGCCTTTACAGAAGGTGGAGGGCTGATTATTTCTGAGTTTTATAGCCCTGATTTTGGCAGACGTAGGGAACAGTTTAGCGGTAAGAGCGTTTCAGATATAGTGGTTAGTGTGGGACAACACAATCCCAAGCTTAGGTGCCGG GTAATGGGagcatattttgaaaaaattagttcAAAGTCCTTTGCAGTTTATTCAATTGCAGTGACAGATGCAGAAAGCAGAACTTGGTTTGTGAAAAGAAG ATATAGAAATTTTGAGAGATTACACCGACAACTTAAAGACATTCCCAATTACACTTTACATTTACCGCCAAAAAGAATATTCTCATCAAGCACAGAGGATGCTTTCGTACATCAGAGATGCATTCAGCTTGACAAATATCTGCAA GATCTCTTGTCAATTGCCAATGTTGCTGAACAACATGAAGTGTGGGATTTTTTAAGTGATTCTTCTAAG AATTACTCGTTTGGAAAATCTTCCTCAGTGATGAGAACCTTAGCAG TAAATGTGGATGATGCTGTTGATGATATTGTACGCCAGTTTAAAGGGGTTTCAGATGGCCTAATGCGTAAAGTTGTTGGTCCCACTTCACCCCCTTTTGAAGCACTGTCTTCAATCCCCACTCGTAATTTGTCATGGAGTTCAGAGGAGGCGAGCAAACATAGTTCTAGACAAGATACAGCTGAAACCACAAATAGCTTTTCAGACAATGAAGAAGGGGACAATGGCCATAGTCATAGCCTTGAGGAAGCCGAATCTAGTGCACATGGAAATGGTTGGCATTCAGATAATGAATTGAATGCCAAGGGTTATCCACCTCGAGTGATAAAACAGCCAATGAAATTAgatttagaaaagaaaaacgagTTTATGGAAAATTCTGATACTGTTCATCAAGGTGGACTTTCTGAACCAAAACTTCCAGTGACATCTAGTCTTATAGTGGATCCAGTTGGAATGCCACCTGAG TGGACTCCACCTAATGTGAGTGTACCCTTGTTGAATCTAGTAGATAAGATATTTCAGCTTAAAAGGAGAGGCTGGCTAAG AAGACAGGTCTTTTGGATATCCAAACAAATATTGCAATTAGTAATGGAGGATGCCATTGATGACTGGCTCTTGAGACAGATTCATTGGCTTCGGAGAGATGATATAATTGCTGAAGGGATTCGGTGGGTTCAAGAT GTTTTATGGCCTGATGGGACATTCTTTCTTAAAGTAGGAAATGCACGAGACAAAGAAGAGAATGCTGAATCTGATCTGaaatgttctcaaaatgtaaaTCAAATTGGTGCCAATAAGGTTTCTAAACCTGGCTCATTTGAGGCTCAACTTGAAGCTGCTCGCAGAGCAAGTGACGTGAAGAAAATGCTCTTTG ATGGAGCACCCACAACATTAGTGAGCTTGATTGGACATAAACAGTACAGGCGTTGTGCAAAAGACATCTATTATTTCACACAGGTT TCTACTGTTTGTATAAAGCAACTTGGCTATGCTATCCTTGAACTATCGCTGGTATCAGTTTTCCCGGAGTTGCGGAATCTTGTACTAGATGTGCATGAGAAGATGCGTGTGCATCAACCAGTATAA
- the LOC133031664 gene encoding uncharacterized protein LOC133031664 isoform X2, giving the protein MKAMETIQDLIDEAKLRTIWWGLCIFAVSYFLSHTSKSMWINLPMSILLVCALRILFNEVEFRRKVKPVCPQTYLSHLEKKQLSVNDSRLSTAPTPSKWKRKIDSPVVEAAITDFIDKILKDFVVDLWYAEITPDKEFPEQIRSIILDVLGEVSGRVKEINLVDLLTRDIVDLVGDHLDLFRRNQAAIGVDVMGTLSSEERDERLKHHLMASKELHPALVSPESEYKVLQRLMAGLLTVVLRPREAQTPVIRSIARELLTCLVMQPVMNFASPGYINELIEFVLLAMKDDNNKYMGGDQSTAGVPHDHDSASRKNPSVNQGNNTALVKIYDQTEASSGNYRSQEEPLQPRPADWARMLEAATQRRTEVLAPENLENMWTKGRNYKKKENKNFKRGVHNPSTKGFGLNSSVPTKNLGKPILADKPVVSTVTKEEAILRLTYGTSSNSQLRDGNNNEKQCSQDINEESFIERTHPVHESESNFNVSANGNKSRLKRSNSTSALKIEPDSKKAFTEGGGLIISEFYSPDFGRRREQFSGKSVSDIVVSVGQHNPKLRCRVMGAYFEKISSKSFAVYSIAVTDAESRTWFVKRRYRNFERLHRQLKDIPNYTLHLPPKRIFSSSTEDAFVHQRCIQLDKYLQDLLSIANVAEQHEVWDFLSDSSKNYSFGKSSSVMRTLAVNVDDAVDDIVRQFKGVSDGLMRKVVGPTSPPFEALSSIPTRNLSWSSEEASKHSSRQDTAETTNSFSDNEEGDNGHSHSLEEAESSAHGNGWHSDNELNAKGYPPRVIKQPMKLDLEKKNEFMENSDTVHQGGLSEPKLPVTSSLIVDPVGMPPEWTPPNVSVPLLNLVDKIFQLKRRGWLRRQVFWISKQILQLVMEDAIDDWLLRQIHWLRRDDIIAEGIRWVQDVLWPDGTFFLKVGNARDKEENAESDLKCSQNVNQIGANKVSKPGSFEAQLEAARRASDVKKMLFDGAPTTLVSLIGHKQYRRCAKDIYYFTQSTVCIKQLGYAILELSLVSVFPELRNLVLDVHEKMRVHQPV; this is encoded by the exons ATGAAGGCCATGGAGACTATACAGGATCTGATCGACGAGGCCAAGCTTCGAACGATTTGGTGGGGTCTCTGTATTTTCGCCGTTTCGTATTTTCTGTCTC ATACAAGTAAGTCAATGTGGATAAATTTGCCAATGTCAATTCTTTTGGTTTGCGCATTAAGGATTCTTTTTAATGAGGTGGAGTTCCGCCGGAAAGTTAAACCAGTTTGTCCCCAAACGTATCTATCTCATTTGGAGAAGAAACAGTTGTCTGTAAATGATTCACGCCTTTCTACTGCACCCACCCCTTCAAAATGGAAAAGGAAAATTGACTCTCCTGTTGTAGAGGCTGCAATTACTGATTTTATTGACAAGATTTTGAAGGACTTTGTCGTAGATTTATGGTATGCGGAGATAACACCGGACAAAGAGTTTCCCGAGCAAATACGCTCTATAATATTGGACGTCCTTGGTGAAGTATCAGGAAGGGTTAAGGAGATCAATCTTGTTGACTTGTTAACACG GGATATAGTTGATCTAGTGGGAGACCACTTAGACCTGTTTAGAAGAAACCAAGCCGCCATAGGAGTTGATGTAATGGGAACATTGTCTTCAGAAGAGAGGGATGAAAGGTTAAAACACCATCTAATGGCTTCTAAAGAGCTTCATCCTGCACTGGTATCACCCGAGAGTGAGTACAAG GTTCTTCAGCGATTAATGGCTGGACTGTTGACTGTGGTGCTAAGACCACGTGAAGCTCAAACTCCTGTAATTCGATCAATTGCACGAGAACTTTTAACCTGCTTGGTAATGCAGCCGGTTATGAATTTTGCGAGCCCTGG GTACATCAATGAGTTGATTGAATTTGTTTTGCTTGCTATGAAAGATGATAACAATAAGTACATGGGTGGTGATCAGTCAACTGCCGGGGTCCCACATGATCATGATTCTGCATCTAGGAAGAATCCGTCTGTTAATCAGGGGAATAATACAGCTTTGGTTAAAATATATGATCAGACAGAAGCATCCTCAGGTAATTATAGATCCCAGGAAGAGCCTTTGCAGCCACGCCCAGCTGATTGGGCACGAATGCTGGAGGCAGCAACGCAGAGAAGAACTGAAGTTCTTGCTCCTGAAAATCTCGAAAACATGTGGACAAAAGGAAGGAACTACAAAAAGAAGGAGAACAAGAATTTCAAAAGAGGAGTTCACAATCCTTCAACAAAGGGCTTTGGATTAAATAGTTCTGTTCCCACCAAAAATTTAGGAAAGCCAATTTTGGCTGACAAACCAGTAGTTTCCACAGTAACCAAAGAGGAAGCGATTCTGAGGCTAACATATGGAACAAGTTCCAATTCACAATTAAGAGATGGAAATAATAATGAGAAACAATGCTCTCAAGACATTAACGAGGAATCTTTTATTGAGAGAACGCATCCTGTACATGAATCAGAGAGTAATTTTAATGTGTCTGCAAATGGAAATAAAAGTCGTCTTAAGAGATCTAATAGCACTTCGGCTTTGAAAATTGAACCTGATTCAAAAAAGGCCTTTACAGAAGGTGGAGGGCTGATTATTTCTGAGTTTTATAGCCCTGATTTTGGCAGACGTAGGGAACAGTTTAGCGGTAAGAGCGTTTCAGATATAGTGGTTAGTGTGGGACAACACAATCCCAAGCTTAGGTGCCGG GTAATGGGagcatattttgaaaaaattagttcAAAGTCCTTTGCAGTTTATTCAATTGCAGTGACAGATGCAGAAAGCAGAACTTGGTTTGTGAAAAGAAG ATATAGAAATTTTGAGAGATTACACCGACAACTTAAAGACATTCCCAATTACACTTTACATTTACCGCCAAAAAGAATATTCTCATCAAGCACAGAGGATGCTTTCGTACATCAGAGATGCATTCAGCTTGACAAATATCTGCAA GATCTCTTGTCAATTGCCAATGTTGCTGAACAACATGAAGTGTGGGATTTTTTAAGTGATTCTTCTAAG AATTACTCGTTTGGAAAATCTTCCTCAGTGATGAGAACCTTAGCAG TAAATGTGGATGATGCTGTTGATGATATTGTACGCCAGTTTAAAGGGGTTTCAGATGGCCTAATGCGTAAAGTTGTTGGTCCCACTTCACCCCCTTTTGAAGCACTGTCTTCAATCCCCACTCGTAATTTGTCATGGAGTTCAGAGGAGGCGAGCAAACATAGTTCTAGACAAGATACAGCTGAAACCACAAATAGCTTTTCAGACAATGAAGAAGGGGACAATGGCCATAGTCATAGCCTTGAGGAAGCCGAATCTAGTGCACATGGAAATGGTTGGCATTCAGATAATGAATTGAATGCCAAGGGTTATCCACCTCGAGTGATAAAACAGCCAATGAAATTAgatttagaaaagaaaaacgagTTTATGGAAAATTCTGATACTGTTCATCAAGGTGGACTTTCTGAACCAAAACTTCCAGTGACATCTAGTCTTATAGTGGATCCAGTTGGAATGCCACCTGAG TGGACTCCACCTAATGTGAGTGTACCCTTGTTGAATCTAGTAGATAAGATATTTCAGCTTAAAAGGAGAGGCTGGCTAAG AAGACAGGTCTTTTGGATATCCAAACAAATATTGCAATTAGTAATGGAGGATGCCATTGATGACTGGCTCTTGAGACAGATTCATTGGCTTCGGAGAGATGATATAATTGCTGAAGGGATTCGGTGGGTTCAAGAT GTTTTATGGCCTGATGGGACATTCTTTCTTAAAGTAGGAAATGCACGAGACAAAGAAGAGAATGCTGAATCTGATCTGaaatgttctcaaaatgtaaaTCAAATTGGTGCCAATAAGGTTTCTAAACCTGGCTCATTTGAGGCTCAACTTGAAGCTGCTCGCAGAGCAAGTGACGTGAAGAAAATGCTCTTTG ATGGAGCACCCACAACATTAGTGAGCTTGATTGGACATAAACAGTACAGGCGTTGTGCAAAAGACATCTATTATTTCACACAG TCTACTGTTTGTATAAAGCAACTTGGCTATGCTATCCTTGAACTATCGCTGGTATCAGTTTTCCCGGAGTTGCGGAATCTTGTACTAGATGTGCATGAGAAGATGCGTGTGCATCAACCAGTATAA
- the LOC115715256 gene encoding uncharacterized protein LOC115715256: MEIELNMVMMMMMMMMIFVEGNRDTNEVYDPCMDSKIQRSEGFSFGIALSSNESFFSNGTQLSPCDNRLPIYHGKAAVFAVFRPMVDEISLLNVSSSDLDPAAMGGYMVAFAGKKYAARSQPIFVADDTHIVTSFALVLEFDRGTLVNLHWKKFGCRECGGDQSFVCLNNQDCAVQRSKCIKQGGSLECHLSIQLTFSGTDKNLNTLNSWYELNNLRHNSLLRLFNSLTNSLLN; the protein is encoded by the exons ATGGAAATAGAATTGAatatggtgatgatgatgatgatgatgatgatgatttttgTAGAAGGTAATAGAGATACAAATGAGGTGTATGATCCGTGCATGGATAGTAAAATTCAAAGATCAGAGGGGTTTTCATTTGGGATTGCACTCTCTTCAAATGAATCATTCTTTTCCAATGGAACCCAACTTTCTCCTTGTGATAATCGTCTACCAATCTATCATGGTAAGGCAGCCGTATTCGCTGTATTTAGGCCCATGGTGGACGAAATCTCTCTCCTTAATGTTTCTAGCTCCGATTTAGATCCG GCTGCGATGGGTGGATATATGGTGGCATTCGCTGGAAAAAAGTATGCAGCAAGATCGCAACCCATATTTGTTGCAGACGATACACACATTGTAACAAGTTTTGCTTTG gTACTAGAATTTGATAGGGGTACTCTGGTGAACTTACACTGGAAAAAGTTCGGGTGCAGAGAGTGCGGAGGGGACCAATCATTTGTGTGCCTGAATAACCAAGACTGTGCAGTACAAAGATCCAAGTGTATAAAGCAAGGAGGGAGTTTGGAGTGCCACTTAAGCATACAGTTGACATTCTCTGGTACAGACAAGAATCTTAATACACTCAATTCTTGGTATGAGCTCAACAATCTTCGTCACAACTCTCTTCTTCGCCTCTTCAACTCACTTACTAATTCTCTCCTTAATTAA
- the LOC115703210 gene encoding uncharacterized protein LOC115703210: MMSTQVRGQAMTRGKPRDNINLRCNEQVQVLQHEGWKVNTDAGVSSSDRKHSLGVVVTDENDDVKAGLIVPMVGSVPPEVAEAKAILAAISWVQATKLPVNVLQTDCKSIVDKIYNAKCHNSVVNDIVLCIKNSLLFSPNLVIVHVPRELNKIAHVCARAGLGLDSECVWNGSLPSFVT; encoded by the exons ATGATGTCTACCCAGGTTAGAGGCCAAGCTATGACCAGAGGCAAGCCAAGAG ATAATATCAATCTCAGATGTAATGAGCAGGTTCAAGTTTTGCAACATGAAGGATGGAAAGTTAATACGGATGCGGGTGTTAGCAGTTCTGATAGGAAGCATAGTTTGGGTGTGGTGGTTAcagatgaaaatgatgatgttAAGGCTGGCCTAATTGTACCTATGGTTGGTTCAGTTCCACCGGAGGTTGCGGAGGCTAAAGCTATTTTGGCTGCTATTTCTTGGGTACAAGCCACCAAGCTTCCTGTTAATGTCTTGCAAACTGATTGTAAAAGCATAGTAGATAAAATTTATAATGCTAAATGTCATAATTCTGTTGTTAATGATATTGTCCTTTGTATTAAGAACTCATTGTTGTTCAGTCCTAATCTGGTCATTGTCCATGTTCCTCGTGAGCTTAATAAAATTGCTCATGTGTGTGCTAGGGCAGGTTTAGGATTAGACAGTGAGTGTGTATGGAATGGTTCTTTACCTTCCTTTGTAACCTga